The Anomaloglossus baeobatrachus isolate aAnoBae1 chromosome 4, aAnoBae1.hap1, whole genome shotgun sequence genome contains the following window.
TGCATttgattgcatgaaataagtatttgatacaatagcaaAACAGAACTgattatttggtagaaacctttgcagCTACAGAGGTCGGACATTTCCTGtagatcttgaccaggtttgcacaaactgcagcaaggattttggccgactcctccatatgtgacgccctggacttgccaggtagtcacaggtaggcccttgcataacacccatcccctaaaaaggtgtcatcagccaaccttaaaaccctagtcccctccctcagggtttgatgtacaCACCAGAGGGCGTGCCCAGGTGGTTGGAcatgcccatcgaggagttcacaggtcctgaggcaggaaaaacaagcagatcagttttgacagtggagtggtgaagttcaagtgcagaggcagacctgtgcccaggtctgcagactgacaacaggtgtctgggtcggagcccagtcacctctggctaggaggcatacggtggcctcagcctgcaggagccgggaagacggctcggtggaaccgtaagggactgggacaggttagtggaccgccggtaccgaagcggggaaccgactggaaaccggagcacaaaggggtgtactcagaccctgaagcgaggtccagaaaccagtggaccatgttaattaactgattgaggtctggactttaggtcctttcccacccaagtcccgactgaagacaacagcccaccgagggggatagaaagccaccgcacaggcagagagatcccacgggccagcgtctgcggacaaacgggctctcctgacatacacaacgccggggagcaggctcccgttgctgaagcacaggcagcccagagctacagtacaaggtgcagaagaaaggcggagaccaccaacccgagtgggggaccagacacagccgactgcgggcaccgaccaccatcatcttggtttaccagagactcttgtgcatcaatcatagtgagtacaactgtgccctcgggccgcgcaccgccaagcaccgacataccatcccaagcgggtcccggggccatcacccctacccacggaggggttaacaactttgctGCGCCACATCTCACCCGggcgcctagtaaacagcagcggtggtgtccacattcaccacaacccgtggatggcgtcacgaacttaaccaaaaccacggctccggccgtaaacctaaccccttcaaagcgccagcccctttcagagcgaagtgaccccgggtccggaggcactcgagccacccaccgacgaccccggatccaagcggctcggctgcagccgagcgcgggtcggtacacatacagatcttctccagatcctcAGGTTTTGGGGCTCTCActgggtaacattgagtttcacctccttcaaagattttctattgagatcatgtggcgcccctgcggcttcaggggccacagggtactgcacctcacccggggtgcagtattcatctcagatacggaggaggtcatcaccggtaatcaACCATCACAACACATAACATGGaagctctgtcactgggactgggctagggtaggtgccaaGGGTGGCCATCACGAGATATGGCATCTCTTgaacactagttcagcaacccgggaggtggggcacctgcaggggaagttaggagccatctcacacagcagtTAGTTAGCTCCGGGCGCGGCAAGCGCTAGGTCGCACTCAGGAAGAGACAACAGTCAGAAGTGACAAGGACAGACAGGGGCCCGTGGTCCGGAGCTGGAGGTTCGATCCGGGTTCTTGGGGAAAAAAGGGAATCTTGGGGTTCGCGGGGAGTTCttcaggcacccgtgacccgttacacggcccaggagctggggtgtaaGGAAGACGattggaaaggacacacagaaggaaatgccagccttgacctccaaactatccgggatcggctggagcctatcACAGCGGAGTCCGACAGTCCAAAGGCGGTGTGGCtttagtgagtaaagaacttgaacggtgctcccatcatcgcgcccctgcgccatCGGCAACTACTACCTCCAACATCCTCACTGGGGCCTagctctatctgtggagagctgcaactaccctcatcatccccatctttgacaccgccagggtcatggagatgggccaggccgctgtgacttcCCAAACAGACACCGGCCCATGACGAGTACCCCAGAGATCCCGTGGGCGCgtcattcaggtctggagactggctaggtcgcTCCAGGACTTTGAAATACTTCTTTCGGAGCTGctccttagttgtcctggctgtgtttcaggtcattgtcattctTGAAGTCTCaggcacgacccatcttcaattttACTGAGGGAAAGAGGTTGTGGCCGAAATCTCATGatatatgaccccatccatcctcccttcaatacggagcAGTTGTCCTTTTCCCTTGGCAGAAAAGCCCCCCAAagtatgtttccacccccatgcttcacggttgggacggtgttcttcggattatatccacccttctttttcctccaaacacagtgagtggagttgataccacggtggctcagtggttagcacttcagtcttgcagcactgtggtTTTGGGTTAAGATCtcaccaaggagtttgtatgttcaccccatgtttgcatgggtttcctctggtttcctcccacactccatagacacactgatagggaatttagattgtgagcctcaacggGGACAGttatgctgatgtatgtaaagcgctgtggaattaatagcgctatctaagtgaataaatattatattataataataatttggtCTCATataaccacatgaccttctcccatacctcctctggatcatccatatagtcattggtgaacttcaaataggCCTGGACATGTGGTGGTGTGAGCAGGAGGACCTTGCTTTCCTTACAGGATTTTATTCCATGACTGCGTAAAGTGttactaaggctaggttcgcacactgcgtctttttgacgctgcgtttttgtgcgtttttggccgctaaaaacgcacaaacgcacctgcgtcgaaaaaacgcatcaaaaaacgcatgcgtttttgccgcgatttggtgcgtttttggctgcgttttgctgcgtttttgatctctgcgttttgctgcgtttttccaatgcattgcatggggggaaaacgcagaaaaagcaggaaagaactgacatgtccattttgttttttttttaactcaaaaacacaggtaaaaaaaacagatgtgtgtgtgtgtgtggacagcaaaaatgaaaagtcatagactttgctggggaagcaaagtcctgcagttttgaggccaaaaacgcacccgaaaaacgcgcaaaaacgctgtgaaaaacgcactgtgctcacatagcctaacagtaatcTTTAAGACACTGGTCTCAGCTTTCTTCAGGTCATTTGACACCAGGTCCTCCTGTTTAGTTGTGGGCTGATTTCTGACCTCTCTCAGAATCATGCTTACCCCACAAGGCGAGATCTTACatggattgacagtcatcttgtgtttcttccattttctaataattgtgccaacagttgttgccttttcaccaagctgcttgcctattttccTTTAGcacatcccagcttgtgcaggtctgaAATTTTGTCTCTTGTGtcgtttttatttttaattttgcctGTCCCGTTTAAGTTACCCATGATTAACATTACAGACCTCTCcgttctttgtaggtggaaaaacttgcaaaatgggcagatgatcaaatacttattttccccactgtgtacATAAGTTAGGCTAAAATAACTAAGTATTGGACACCAGGGACTAGGACACAAATCCACGAGGCATTTGGGGCACCAGGTGAAGATATCAGAGTGATATTAGAGGCTAGTACACATCACACAGGACTGCGGGGACAAGAGGGGCGCTTTACCCTTCAGTACTTTTTGGGGTGCTAACTTGAATGTCAGCAGAGACTGTCACCAACCATCAGGAGCTGCACCACGGCGTCCCTGCTATCAAAGAGTGGGAAATACTGGGACATGTAGTTCCTAAAATTGCCTCTTATACCTGCTGAGATTTTGTATTCTTATTAGTTTTTATGCTTTTCTCCTGTGTGTCACGTGGGAGTCAATGCCTTAATATATCTATATTCTGGTAATATCACACTgcgctgtataatgatatatctatacactgataaTCACACTGCGctgtataatatatctatatactgataatCACACTgcgctgtataatgatatatctatatactgataataatcacactgcgctgtataatgatatatctatatactgataataatcacactgcactgtataatgatatatctatacactgataatcacactgcactgtataatatatctatatactgataatCACACTgcgctgtataatgatatatctatatactgataataatcacactgcactgtataatgatatatctatacactgataatcacactgcactgtataatatatctatatactgataatCACACTgcgctgtataatgatatatctatatactgataataatcacactgcactgtataatgatatatctatacactgataatcacactgcactgtataatatatctatatactgataatCACACTgcgctgtataatgatatatctatatactgataataatcacactgcactgtataatgatatatctatacactgataataatcacactgcactgtatgatatatctatatactgataaAGATCACATTACACTGTATAAGGACATATCTATATACTGATAATCACACTgcgctgtataatgatatatctatatactgataataatcacactgcactgtataatgatatatctatatactgataataatcacactgcactgtataatgatatatctatacactgataataatcacactgcactgtataatgatatatctatatactgataatGATCACATTACACTGTATAAGGACATATCTAGATACTGATAATCACACTgcgctgtataatgatatatctatatactgataatCACACTgcgctgtataatgatatatctatatactgataataatcacactgcactgtataatatatctatatactgataatGATCACATTGTCTTTTAATATTTACTACTTTTTTCTTAGGATATTTAGATTTTAATAtcattatacattttttttctgtttcttaTTTTGATAATTGATGTTGTACCCTTTGTTTTCTCTGCAGTGCTGGCCTCGTTCTACAGAAGAGCATTGATATATGGAGACCCCCAAGTGTAATAACATCTCCTTCTCCCACGTCCAGATTAACTACCTTGCTCCAGTCTACGGGGTGGAGTTTTTTCTTGCTTTGGTTGGAAATGGATTTGCTATCTGGTTACTGGTGCCTCGAGGATCCAAAAAAAGCCATGCGGGCATCATCTTCTCTCTGAACCTTGCAGTGAGTGACCTGGCCTATGCATTGTCCTTGCCTCTTTTAATCGCTTACTACTCTATGGGCAAAAATTGGGTCTTCGGCCTGGCCCTGTGTAAAGTGGAGAGGTTTCTTTTCAATTGCAATCTCTATGGAAGCATCTTCTTCATTACTTGTATCAGCGCCAACCGCTGCCTGGGTGTAGTGTACCCATTCTATGCCCGAGGTAAGGTAGAGAGTAAACAtgccaaggtggccagtgtgattgTATGGCTGATCGTAGCCACCATCTCCGCCCCCGTCTATAAATTCGCGACCACCAAGCAAGAACTAAATGTGACGGAGTGCATAGGAACGGCCCTTGATAGCATGTTGCCCTCTTACTTGCCCTATAGCCTCTTTCTTGCTGGATTCGGCTGTGGACTCCCATTTGTGATCACTCTCTTTTCATACATTGGCATCGCGAGGGCTGTCTGTAAAAGCCACGGGCTCGGGTCAAGAGATAAGAGGAAGGTAGTCACTATGGTCTGCATTGTGGTGGCCCTTTACTCCATCTCATTTTTGCCATATCACATTCTGAGGAACCTCAACCTTATGAACAGACTGAAGCCGCCATCCTGTGCCCGTTCATCTTACGTCCACTCTGGTTTCCAGATAACCAGAGGTTTGGTGGCTTTGAACCCTTGTATTCATCCATTGTTGTACACATCCGTCGTGGACAACGTGAGGGCGAGGCTCGGATGCGGCCAAGAACACGTAGAGAAAAAACCTGAGGAGATCCGACTGTGATATGAATCCGTCTAGAGAACCTTAATTCTTCTAAGGTGGAAGAGACAAGGAATCGTCCTAACAAATGCGAGGACAAGACAACTGGTGGATGGAAGGAACATGAGGGCTGAAAAAAAGTCAAGGGAATTGGTCAGGGTTTAGTCTGCCTTGTTTTATGAGTTTGCTACCGAATCCTACCTCAGATTCACATTATCTGAGGTAAAAGTGGAAGTGAAAATGGAACCATTAAACCATTACAGCGCATTGTATAAATAGCAATAGCAGACACAACCCACGGGTAGGTGCGGAGCTGTTGTTGAATAagggcagccatgtttttctaatctcgGATGATCTCTTCATCTAGGTATTCATTATCTCGTTTTATGTGGTTGTGATGAGTGATGGCCGCAATTTAATTTTAATGGAAACTTCAACCTGTATTAAATTATATGTCGTGATGTCTGTAAAGCATTTAATGGCGCAGTTTACgtgaataaaataaattaaatatttgcTATTTATTTTATTGGAAGTCAAAAGCTTTGTGGTAAGCTGCGGTATCCTTGTGATGGCACCACTCatgacttttccttttttttttttttttttttttttaatcctaccTGCAAATGTACTACAGGCAAATTGTACAGTTGTCAGAGGTTtaatgattttgctgtccacataaTTGATGAGTTTACATTTTCTATATCTAGAATAGAGTTCCTCAGGGGTGGTGCTTATTTGACCTCCTCAGGGGCGGTACTTCCCAATTTATTGTCTCCCATCAATCCAAGGCTTTTGCTTGTGTGTTATCTAAAAATAACCCATGGAATAAATCAATTTTTTTTAGGATAtggatataataaatatatatatatatatatatatatatatatatatatatatatatatatatatatatatatatatattattacagtgcctacaagtagtcttcaaccccctgcagatttggcaggtttgataagatgcaaataagttagagcctgcaaagcaggatttattaacagatgcataaatcttacaaaccaacaagttatgttgctcagttaaattttcataaattttcaacagaaaagtgtgggtcaattattattcaacccctaggtttaatattttgtggaataacccttgtttgcaattacagctaataatcgtcttttataagacctgatcaggccggcacaggtctctggagttatcttggcccactcctccatgcagatcttctccaagttatctaggttctttgggtgtctcatgtggactttaatcttgagctccttccacaagttttcaattgggttaaggtcaggagactgactaggccactgcaacaccttgattttttccctcttgaaccaggccttagttttcttggctgtgtgctttgggtcgttgtcttgttggaagatgaaatgacgacccatcttaagatccttgatggaggagcggaggttcttggataaaatctccaggtaggccgtgctatccatcttcccatggatgcggaccacatggccaggccctttggctgagaaacagccccacagcatgatgctgtcaccaccatgcttgactgtagggatggtattcttggggtcgtatgcagcgccatccagtctccaaacgtcacgtgtgtggttggcaccaaagatctcgatcttggtctcatcagaccagagaaccttgaactagtctgtctcagagtcctccaagtgattatgagcaaactgtagacgagccttgacatgacgctttgaaagtaaaggtaccttacgggctcgtctggaacggagaccattgcggtggagtacgttacttatggtattgactgaaaccaatgtccccactgccatgagatcttcccggagctccttccttgttgtccttgggttagccttgactcttcggataagcctggcctcggcacgggtggaaactttcaaaggctgtccaggccgtggaaggcgaacggtagttccataagccttccacttccggatgatgctcccaacagtggagacaggtaggcccaactccttggaaagggttttgtaccccttgccagccttgtgaccctccacgatcttgtctctgatggccttggaatgctccttttgtctttcccatgttgacaaagtatgagtgctgttcacaagtttggggagggtcttaattagtcaaaaaaggctggaaaaagagataattaatccaaacatgtgaagcgcaTTGTTCTTCTTCTTCATTgttccaaacagaattctggtggtttgaggggttgaataataaatgaccctctgaataaacttttcacaatttaaaaaaaaaaataaataaaaaaagaaataacattcttttttgctgcagtgcatttcacacttccaggctgatctacagtccaaatgtcacaatgccaagttaattccaaatgtgtaaacctgctaaatctgcagggggttgaatactacttgtaggcactgtgtgtgtgtgtgtgtgtgtgtgtgtgtgtgtgtgtgtgtgtgtgtgtgtgtgtatatgtatgtatatatgtatgtgtatatatgtggatagatatatctatatatctagatatagatatagatatagatatatctatagatatagatatagatatagatagatatatatatatacatatatatatgtgtgtgtgtgtgtgtatatatatatatataatttttatattatatacaATTTTCACGCTGGCTATTAGGCCTATAGAAGAGTCATATTTACTGTACAGTATGGGAGACTTTCTAGCAGTCTCTTATTTTTACAGCTGGGATTACCATGACaggtaacacttctatatacagtagatattacctattgtgaatggtggatcctgggatatctattgtatatagaggtgttgtcagccattgaacaggaggaggtgagctgtgataacacaggatccaccattcacaagaaatgtcacagctctcctccttcCTCTAATGACTAAAAACACAtctatatacagaagataacacaggatccaccattcactatagatgtcacagctcacctcctcctccttcctccagtTACtaaaacacctctatatacagcagataacacaggatccaccattcataatagatgatgttacagctcaccaccTCGTCCTTCCTCCAATAACTAAAAACAGCTCAGtatacagtagatgacacagggtccaccattcataatagatgTCAAAGCTCACCGCCTTCAATGACTAAAaacacctctacatacagtagataacacaggatccaccaatcacaatagatgatgtcacagctcccctcccccaTCCTCTATAATGACTTTTGTACTGATTAGAGCAGAAAATACTTCTAAACAAGGGTCAGGCAGTTGGCTACCTTTGGTCATGTGGCTTCTGCAAAGAACAACTCTAAACTGCAAGACtgattatttttttcattatttattgtaACATGGAAAATGGCAAATTATTCAAAATGTAAAAAATTGTATTAACAAAATTTTGATAAAAAAATCGGCTATTTTGGTATAACAACTTCTATACATGCAGGGAATCTCTTTCCCAGACATCCGGCTGGACGGCAAGAAAAATACCACCATTGAAAGACACCAACTCAGTATTGTAGAATGGCCACTGTGAAATATTCTATATCTAACGTCCAATGATCCAGAAAGTCTGATACTCTGCTTGTATGCGACACTAAGCTGACTTTCATGCAACCACTAAAATATTAATATTTAACTTTTTGTTGGTGTTTCAggtttcttttgtatttttttttattcatctaATACAAAGTGGAGCAACCAATGTCTATAGGCGGCCTGTAAAGCATTACCATTATTGTATAGGTATTGACACTTGTGATtcataaaaagaaaagaaataacacCAAGAAGTGCATTTTCTTCTAAGTTTGATCACTCCGCTCCTGTCACATCTCTGAGATGACAGATATAGGAAcgttttttctccccccccccccccccccttgtagtTTCAGAGAAGCAGGTCCATGTCAGAGAATTAGTGACAATCTTATACACGATAGGGAGAAAAGGAGAGGGACACGTCTTAAGTATTAAATTCCAGTTTCTCATTCGGACCTAGTGTATAATGTCCGGCCCCATCgctgccaccccccccccctctactCCCTGGTATATAACTCCCAGCCCCTTGCCCGtggtgtatgtgtgccgcccccgtgccagcagccgccgctgctcggatccggaccttcttagGAGGTGGCTCGaatgtctccggacccgggggtctcgcggacacgccgaataaaaagggggacgtagatgtacgggctaggccatattaagttcatgacaccacccacggtgtgtggtgaagtgggacaccactgctgctgttgtggggcacccggggggagatgttgtggcagctagatgttaacccctccgtgggtagggatgactgCCCCGGGACCCagggtctttgtgcagggtatagcaacagcaaggggatgcttgattactcaGTCAATGaatcacgagtctttggtaaaccaaggtgctggtggccggcaccgcggccggttgcattcggatcccccacccgggctggtggtctctatccttttcctctgcactgtttgtgtaaggtggacttcctagtctgaaactcaggagtccgctcccggctgcatGTGGCcttaggagccgtgcccacagatgctggcccgtgggatttatgggccctggcagtgacctccta
Protein-coding sequences here:
- the P2RY11 gene encoding P2Y purinoceptor 11; this encodes METPKCNNISFSHVQINYLAPVYGVEFFLALVGNGFAIWLLVPRGSKKSHAGIIFSLNLAVSDLAYALSLPLLIAYYSMGKNWVFGLALCKVERFLFNCNLYGSIFFITCISANRCLGVVYPFYARGKVESKHAKVASVIVWLIVATISAPVYKFATTKQELNVTECIGTALDSMLPSYLPYSLFLAGFGCGLPFVITLFSYIGIARAVCKSHGLGSRDKRKVVTMVCIVVALYSISFLPYHILRNLNLMNRLKPPSCARSSYVHSGFQITRGLVALNPCIHPLLYTSVVDNVRARLGCGQEHVEKKPEEIRL